One genomic region from Scomber scombrus chromosome 19, fScoSco1.1, whole genome shotgun sequence encodes:
- the tulp4b gene encoding tubby-related protein 4 isoform X3 has product MLAAVEHGPILCSDSNILCLSWKGRVPKSEKDKPVCRRRYYEEGWLATGNGRGVVGVTFTSSHCRRDRSTPQRINFNLRGHNSEVVLVRWNEPFQKLATCDMEGGIFVWIQYEGRWSVELVNDRGAQVSDFTWSHDGTQALIAYRDGFVLVGSVSGQRHWSSEINLESQITCGIWTPDDQQVLFGTADGQVIVMDCHGRMLAHVLLHESDGIVSMSWNCPDFLVEDSTESDTDSDDNILPLVRRVKPLLTVTFLSGDISLMNNYDDLSPAVIRSGLKDVEAQWCSQGDLLAVAGMERHGLPVDSACGPIMRNALVKFYNVQGEHIYTLETPAQRPITTICWGHRDSRLFLACGPALYVVRVEHRVASLQLLCQQGIASALREEKDVGKLNMPSLLCSYVTTAFIPTIKPPIPDPNNIRDFVSYPTAGNERLHCTMKRAEDSPEAGGPCYTLYLEYLGGLVPILKGRRISKLRPEFVIMDPKTDSKAEEVCVNPMISYTDSCNCSDSSDIELSDEWVGKKSPKLSRGNRSPKLQRMNMDSRKSPKLSRANQEGQRSPRLPTKKPPIRSPSLTRREFSMDGITEHNYLAQVTSNIWGTKFKIVGLASFLPANLGAVIYKTSLLHLQPRQMTIYLPEVRKISHDFMSLPVFNPNVFSEDEDDLPVMGPSGVAGDNPPCTVNIPIAPIHSPAQAMSPTQSIGLVQSLLANQNIQLDVLTNPTATAAAAAAAAAASVPVSDHGQDAVATPYPVPARYSNPGQVIFNGLEMGPLLPGTLPPPPPPHHLPPQPHPQRSHSQGDHGHMLKPSLPRTLPPSFSDADGSMEIQMRKVNPPPPYPGTVVSAAATTATAAATPQTLVTNCDSPSILAPDPFLKKDEFLLHPVTLQYPTPLGYERITTFDSSGNVEEVCRPRRRLIRNQNAYTVHGIGGSATLKVTSSDSKKIQLPYSSATLSRLSVPRYSIPSGDPPPYPDPANQVTTTLPPPQRIDNSLIHATIRRDRRDMGLKVPQMMDSSRTLPTKAKMNSALALSYQQRVPTALYTCTQCSSNSSSTRKGAHHSTIIVHSKSASPLASQSSYSLLSAVDNSRDRTVYVNSAFTEDETLNQQCHLEKSVRQLTLGDVSLTVKRPPPYQWDPSTTEEFWLTPEQTILAPPPGPHKPPPLIISQAQHLDMTRLPFVLTTKPPSSPSTSTLTFPSGYQISLSPFPPGVGHSGPQLQTLQNPPPQCSPNEVVGPVPFAQQDPNLVLPPGYPPNLANLACCPLPPMYPGASSCAGLQLHPVNLHPWNPYPCPPPMQDPPAPPLPTKTHQILEKPILSPPPPTGPPPPPPLPPPPPPTELPPSKSATEDLAESANNFAEPSSLNESPVPQESDRFNKKSRKRLDSRAEEANLPTVAEGKSRKEGRALSDFNTLISSPRLGSREKKKPKGPREQLNKTKKMSRTTNEFQDSSESEPELFISGDELMNQNQSSKKSWKNKRSLRMASELEEIKCRKANEREDRSLGSQGFVYVMANKQPLWNEATQVYQLDFGGRVTQESAKNFQIELDGRQVMQFGRIDGNAYILDFQYPFSAVQAFAVSLANVTQRLK; this is encoded by the exons ATGTTGGCTGCCGTGGAACATGGTCCCATCCTCTGCAGTGACTCCAACATCCTCTGCCTCTCATGGAAAGGCCGGGTCCCCAAGAGCGAGAAGGACAAGCCGGTGTGCCGGAGACGCTACTATGAGGAGGGCTGGCTCGCCACGGGGAATGGGAGAGGAGTTGTTGGGGTGACGTTTACATCTAGTCACTGCAGGAGGGATAGAAGTACACCTCAGAGAATCAATTTTAATCTGCGTGGACACAACAGCGAG GTTGTCTTGGTGCGTTGGAATGAACCTTTTCAGAAGCTCGCCACATGTGATATGGAAGGAGGTATTTTTGTTTGGATCCAGTATGAAGGAAGATGGTCTGTGGAGTTAGTCAATGACCGAGGTGCCCAG GTGAGTGACTTTACTTGGTCACATGATGGCACTCAAGCCCTCATCGCATACAGGGACGGCTTTGTGTTGGTTGGCTCGGTCAGCGGACAAAGACACTGGTCCTCAGAGATTAACCTGGAGAGTCAAATCACCTGTGGCATCTGGACACCTGATGATCAGCAG GTCTTATTTGGTACAGCAGATGGTCAAGTGATCGTGATGGATTGTCATGGCCGGATGCTTGCCCATGTTCTGCTACACGAGTCTGATGGGATTGTGAGTATGTCCTGGAACTGCCCTGATTTCCTGGTCGAGGATAGCACAGAGAGTGACACAGACTCTGATGACAATATTCTGCCtttag TGCGGAGAGTCAAGCCTTTGTTGACAGTCACCTTCTTATCAGGAGACATCAGTTTAATGAACAACTATGACGACCTCTCTCCTGCCGTAATTCGCTCAGGGCTGAAAG ATGTTGAGGCTCAATGGTGCTCCCAGGGAGACCTCCTGGCTGTGGCTGGCATGGAGAGACATGGGCTACCTGTCGACTCTGCCTGTGGGCCCATCATGAGGAACGCCCTCGTTAAGTTCTATAATGTCCAAGGAGAGCATATCTACACTTTGGAAACACCGGCACAG AGGCCCATCACCACCATCTGTTGGGGTCATAGAGACTCTCGTTTGTTCCTTGCATGTGGACCAGCGCTGTATGTGGTGCGTGTAGAGCACAGGGTGGCCAGCCTCCAACTCTTATGCCAGCAGGGTATCGCCAGCGCCCTGCGAGAAGAGAAAGATGTGGGGAAACTGAACATGCCCTCGCTGCTCTGCTCTTATGTGACCACTGCTTTCATACCTACCATCAAG CCCCCAATTCCTGACCCCAACAACATCCGTGACTTTGTCAGCTATCCCACAGCTGGGAATGAGAGGCTCCACTGCACCATGAAGCGAGCGGAGGACAGCCCCGAGGCAGGCGGTCCCTGCTACACTCTCTACCTAGAATATTTAGGAGGACTGGTACCTATTCTCAAAGGAAGACGTATCAGTAAACTAAGGCCTGAGTTTGTCATTATGGATCCAAAAACAGACAGCAAAGCAG aggaggtgtgtgtgaatCCCATGATCTCGTACACTGACAGCTGTAACTGCTCCGACTCCAGTGACATTGAGTTGAGCGACGAATGGGTTGGGAAGAAGTCACCGAAGTTATCCCGAGGAAACAGGTCACCTAAAC TTCAAAGAATGAACATGGATTCAAGAAAATCTCCAAAACTTTCACGTGCCAATCAGGAAGGCCAACGATCACCACGGTTACCGACAAAGAAGCCTCCAATTCGGTCCCCGAGTCTGACACGTCGAGAGTTTTCTATGGATGGAATCACAGAG CACAATTACCTCGCTCAAGTCACATCCAACATCTGGGGGACAAAGTTCAAAATTGTTGgacttgcttctttcctccctgccaATCTTGGTGCAG tcatttataaGACCAGTTTGCTTCATTTGCAACCGAGGCAGATGACAATTTACCTTCCAGAAGTGCGAAAGATTTCACATGACTTCATGAGCCTGCCGGTGTTCAATCCCAATGTATtcagtgaggatgaggatgacTTACCAG TGATGGGGCCCTCTGGAGTGGCAGGAGACAATCCTCCCTGTACAGTCAACATTCCTATTGCTCCCATCCACAGCCCAGCTCAGGCCATGTCCCCGACTCAGAGTATTGGCCTGGTTCAGTCTTTATTGGCCAATCAGAATATTCAGCTTGATGTCCTCACCAACCCTACagccactgcagcagcagcagctgcagcagctgcagcttctgtccCTGTTTCTGATCATGGCCAGGATGCTGTTGCTACACCATACCCAGTTCCAGCTAGATACTCAAATCCTGGTCAGGTGATCTTCAATGGGCTAGAGATGGGTCCTCTTCTGCCTGGTACTTTAcctcccccacctccacctcacCATCTTCCACCGCAGCCACACCCGCAGAGGTCTCATTCACA GGGAGACCATGGACACATGCTGAAGCCAAGTCTGCCTCGGACTTTACCTCCCTCCTTCAGTGATGCAGATGGGTCTATGGAGATTCAGATGAGGAAGGTGAATCCTCCACCTCCATACCCTGGCACTGTAGTGTCTGCAGCAGCAACCACAGCTACAGCGGCAGCTACGCCTCAAACACTTGTCACAAACTGTGACAGCCCTAGCATCCTGGCACCAGACCCCTTTTTGAAGAAAGATGAGTTCCTGCTTCACCCAGTGACCTTACAGTACCCAACACCTCTGGGGTATGAAAGGATCACAACCTTTGACAGCAGTGGCAACGTGGAGGAAGTTTGTCGGCCACGAAGGCGGCTCATTCGCAACCAAAATGCGTACACTGTCCATGGCATCGGGGGCTCAGCCACACTCAAAGTCACTTCATCTGATAGTAAAAAAATTCAGCTTCCATACAGCTCAGCAACACTGAGTCGTCTTTCTGTCCCTCGATACTCTATACCTAGTGGGGACCCTCCTCCTTACCCTGATCCAGCTAATCAGGTAACCACTACACTTCCTCCTCCACAGAGAATTGATAACAGTCTGATTCATGCCACTATACGCCGTGACCGCAGAGATATGGGACTCAAAGTGCCACAGATGATGGATAGCTCAAGAACCCTTCCCACTAAGGCTAAGATGAACAGTGCATTAGCACTATCGTACCAGCAGAGGGTGCCCACTGCattgtacacatgcacacagtgcagcagtaacagcagcagcacca GGAAAGGAGCACATCACAGTACTATTATTGTGCACTCCAAAAGTGCCTCACCCCTGGCCTCCCAGTCATCTTACAGTCTGCTGAGTGCTGTTGATAACAGCCGAGACAGAACAGTGTATGTTAACTCTGCTTTTACTGAAGATGAGACTTTGAATCAGCAGTGTCACCTCGAAAAATCAGTACGCCAGCTGACTCTCGGTGATGTCAGTTTGACAGTTAAACGCCCTCCGCCTTACCAATGGGACCCCTCCACCACAGAGGAGTTCTGGCTCACACCAGAGCAAACCATATTAGCTCCCCCACCAGGACCTCATAAACCACCTCCTCTCATAATTAGTCAAGCCCAGCACTTGGACATGACTCGGCTACCTTTTGTCCTCACCACTAAACCTCCATCCAGCCCAAGCACAAGCACTCTTACTTTCCCATCAGGTTACCAGATATCTCTCTCGCCTTTTCCTCCAGGTGTGGGTCACAGTGGACCCCAACTTCAGACGTTACAGAACCCTCCACCACAGTGCTCTCCAAACGAAGTGGTTGGTCCAGTCCCTTTTGCTCAGCAGGACCCCAATTTGGTTCTGCCACCAGGTTACCCCCCAAATCTTGCTAACCTGGCTTGCTGCCCTCTCCCTCCGATGTATCCAGGAGCCAGTTCATGTGCAGGACTTCAGCTGCACCCTGTAAACCTGCACCCCTGGAACCCTTACCCCTGCCCACCTCCCATGCAAGACCCTCCAGCACCTCCCCTTCCTACTAAGACTCATCAAATTTTAGAGAAGCCAATTCTCTCCCCACCCCCTCCAACTGGACCACCTCCGCCACcgcctctgcctcctcctcctccacctacCGAGCTACCACCTTCCAAAAGTGCCACAGAGGATCTTGCAGAGTCTGCCAACAACTTTGCAGAGCCATCATCCTTAAATGAAAGCCCTGTGCCACAGGAGTCAGATCGCTTCAACAAGAAGAGCCGCAAAAGACTGGACAGCAGAGCTGAGGAGGCCAACTTGCCCACTGTCGCTGAGGGCAAATCCAGAAAGGAAGGCCGTGCACTCTCTGACTTCAACACGCTCATTTCCAGCCCAAGGCTtggcagcagagagaagaagaagcccAAGGGGCCGAGAGAGCAGCTCAACAAAACCAAGAAGATGAGCCGTACAACAAATGAGTTCCAGGATAGTTCAGAGAGTGAGCCGGAGCTGTTCATTAGCGGCGATGAACTCATGAACCAGAACCAGAGCAGCAAGAAGAGCTGGAAGAACAAACGCAGCCTGCGTATGGCAAGTGAGCTGGAAGAAATAAAGTGCCGCAAGGCAAATGAAAGAGAGGACCGTAGTTTAGGCAGCCAAGGGTTTGTCTATGTTATGGCCAATAAACAGCCATTATGGAATGAAGCCACCCAGGTCTACCAGCTTGACTTTGGAGGAAGAGTCACCCAGGAGTCAgcgaagaattttcagattgaGCTGGATGGTAGACAG gTGATGCAGTTTGGGCGAATTGATGGGAATGCCTATATTTTGGATTTCCAGTATCCTTTTTCAGCAGTGCAGGCATTCGCTGTTTCCTTGGCCAATGTGACTCAAAGGCTTAAGTGA
- the tulp4b gene encoding tubby-related protein 4 isoform X2, which yields MLAAVEHGPILCSDSNILCLSWKGRVPKSEKDKPVCRRRYYEEGWLATGNGRGVVGVTFTSSHCRRDRSTPQRINFNLRGHNSEVVLVRWNEPFQKLATCDMEGGIFVWIQYEGRWSVELVNDRGAQVSDFTWSHDGTQALIAYRDGFVLVGSVSGQRHWSSEINLESQITCGIWTPDDQQVLFGTADGQVIVMDCHGRMLAHVLLHESDGIVSMSWNCPDFLVEDSTESDTDSDDNILPLVRRVKPLLTVTFLSGDISLMNNYDDLSPAVIRSGLKDVEAQWCSQGDLLAVAGMERHGLPVDSACGPIMRNALVKFYNVQGEHIYTLETPAQRPITTICWGHRDSRLFLACGPALYVVRVEHRVASLQLLCQQGIASALREEKDVGKLNMPSLLCSYVTTAFIPTIKPPIPDPNNIRDFVSYPTAGNERLHCTMKRAEDSPEAGGPCYTLYLEYLGGLVPILKGRRISKLRPEFVIMDPKTDSKAEEVCVNPMISYTDSCNCSDSSDIELSDEWVGKKSPKLSRGNRSPKLQRMNMDSRKSPKLSRANQEGQRSPRLPTKKPPIRSPSLTRREFSMDGITEHNYLAQVTSNIWGTKFKIVGLASFLPANLGAVIYKTSLLHLQPRQMTIYLPEVRKISHDFMSLPVFNPNVFSEDEDDLPVMGPSGVAGDNPPCTVNIPIAPIHSPAQAMSPTQSIGLVQSLLANQNIQLDVLTNPTATAAAAAAAAAASVPVSDHGQDAVATPYPVPARYSNPGQVIFNGLEMGPLLPGTLPPPPPPHHLPPQPHPQRSHSQGDHGHMLKPSLPRTLPPSFSDADGSMEIQMRKVNPPPPYPGTVVSAAATTATAAATPQTLVTNCDSPSILAPDPFLKKDEFLLHPVTLQYPTPLGYERITTFDSSGNVEEVCRPRRRLIRNQNAYTVHGIGGSATLKVTSSDSKKIQLPYSSATLSRLSVPRYSIPSGDPPPYPDPANQVTTTLPPPQRIDNSLIHATIRRDRRDMGLKVPQMMDSSRTLPTKAKMNSALALSYQQRVPTALYTCTQCSSNSSSTSVSVSGGGTTSSGIAGGTVVRQEFPPGKGAHHSTIIVHSKSASPLASQSSYSLLSAVDNSRDRTVYVNSAFTEDETLNQQCHLEKSVRQLTLGDVSLTVKRPPPYQWDPSTTEEFWLTPEQTILAPPPGPHKPPPLIISQAQHLDMTRLPFVLTTKPPSSPSTSTLTFPSGYQISLSPFPPGVGHSGPQLQTLQNPPPQCSPNEVVGPVPFAQQDPNLVLPPGYPPNLANLACCPLPPMYPGASSCAGLQLHPVNLHPWNPYPCPPPMQDPPAPPLPTKTHQILEKPILSPPPPTGPPPPPPLPPPPPPTELPPSKSATEDLAESANNFAEPSSLNESPVPQESDRFNKKSRKRLDSRAEEANLPTVAEGKSRKEGRALSDFNTLISSPRLGSREKKKPKGPREQLNKTKKMSRTTNEFQDSSESEPELFISGDELMNQNQSSKKSWKNKRSLRMASELEEIKCRKANEREDRSLGSQGFVYVMANKQPLWNEATQVYQLDFGGRVTQESAKNFQIELDGRQVMQFGRIDGNAYILDFQYPFSAVQAFAVSLANVTQRLK from the exons ATGTTGGCTGCCGTGGAACATGGTCCCATCCTCTGCAGTGACTCCAACATCCTCTGCCTCTCATGGAAAGGCCGGGTCCCCAAGAGCGAGAAGGACAAGCCGGTGTGCCGGAGACGCTACTATGAGGAGGGCTGGCTCGCCACGGGGAATGGGAGAGGAGTTGTTGGGGTGACGTTTACATCTAGTCACTGCAGGAGGGATAGAAGTACACCTCAGAGAATCAATTTTAATCTGCGTGGACACAACAGCGAG GTTGTCTTGGTGCGTTGGAATGAACCTTTTCAGAAGCTCGCCACATGTGATATGGAAGGAGGTATTTTTGTTTGGATCCAGTATGAAGGAAGATGGTCTGTGGAGTTAGTCAATGACCGAGGTGCCCAG GTGAGTGACTTTACTTGGTCACATGATGGCACTCAAGCCCTCATCGCATACAGGGACGGCTTTGTGTTGGTTGGCTCGGTCAGCGGACAAAGACACTGGTCCTCAGAGATTAACCTGGAGAGTCAAATCACCTGTGGCATCTGGACACCTGATGATCAGCAG GTCTTATTTGGTACAGCAGATGGTCAAGTGATCGTGATGGATTGTCATGGCCGGATGCTTGCCCATGTTCTGCTACACGAGTCTGATGGGATTGTGAGTATGTCCTGGAACTGCCCTGATTTCCTGGTCGAGGATAGCACAGAGAGTGACACAGACTCTGATGACAATATTCTGCCtttag TGCGGAGAGTCAAGCCTTTGTTGACAGTCACCTTCTTATCAGGAGACATCAGTTTAATGAACAACTATGACGACCTCTCTCCTGCCGTAATTCGCTCAGGGCTGAAAG ATGTTGAGGCTCAATGGTGCTCCCAGGGAGACCTCCTGGCTGTGGCTGGCATGGAGAGACATGGGCTACCTGTCGACTCTGCCTGTGGGCCCATCATGAGGAACGCCCTCGTTAAGTTCTATAATGTCCAAGGAGAGCATATCTACACTTTGGAAACACCGGCACAG AGGCCCATCACCACCATCTGTTGGGGTCATAGAGACTCTCGTTTGTTCCTTGCATGTGGACCAGCGCTGTATGTGGTGCGTGTAGAGCACAGGGTGGCCAGCCTCCAACTCTTATGCCAGCAGGGTATCGCCAGCGCCCTGCGAGAAGAGAAAGATGTGGGGAAACTGAACATGCCCTCGCTGCTCTGCTCTTATGTGACCACTGCTTTCATACCTACCATCAAG CCCCCAATTCCTGACCCCAACAACATCCGTGACTTTGTCAGCTATCCCACAGCTGGGAATGAGAGGCTCCACTGCACCATGAAGCGAGCGGAGGACAGCCCCGAGGCAGGCGGTCCCTGCTACACTCTCTACCTAGAATATTTAGGAGGACTGGTACCTATTCTCAAAGGAAGACGTATCAGTAAACTAAGGCCTGAGTTTGTCATTATGGATCCAAAAACAGACAGCAAAGCAG aggaggtgtgtgtgaatCCCATGATCTCGTACACTGACAGCTGTAACTGCTCCGACTCCAGTGACATTGAGTTGAGCGACGAATGGGTTGGGAAGAAGTCACCGAAGTTATCCCGAGGAAACAGGTCACCTAAAC TTCAAAGAATGAACATGGATTCAAGAAAATCTCCAAAACTTTCACGTGCCAATCAGGAAGGCCAACGATCACCACGGTTACCGACAAAGAAGCCTCCAATTCGGTCCCCGAGTCTGACACGTCGAGAGTTTTCTATGGATGGAATCACAGAG CACAATTACCTCGCTCAAGTCACATCCAACATCTGGGGGACAAAGTTCAAAATTGTTGgacttgcttctttcctccctgccaATCTTGGTGCAG tcatttataaGACCAGTTTGCTTCATTTGCAACCGAGGCAGATGACAATTTACCTTCCAGAAGTGCGAAAGATTTCACATGACTTCATGAGCCTGCCGGTGTTCAATCCCAATGTATtcagtgaggatgaggatgacTTACCAG TGATGGGGCCCTCTGGAGTGGCAGGAGACAATCCTCCCTGTACAGTCAACATTCCTATTGCTCCCATCCACAGCCCAGCTCAGGCCATGTCCCCGACTCAGAGTATTGGCCTGGTTCAGTCTTTATTGGCCAATCAGAATATTCAGCTTGATGTCCTCACCAACCCTACagccactgcagcagcagcagctgcagcagctgcagcttctgtccCTGTTTCTGATCATGGCCAGGATGCTGTTGCTACACCATACCCAGTTCCAGCTAGATACTCAAATCCTGGTCAGGTGATCTTCAATGGGCTAGAGATGGGTCCTCTTCTGCCTGGTACTTTAcctcccccacctccacctcacCATCTTCCACCGCAGCCACACCCGCAGAGGTCTCATTCACA GGGAGACCATGGACACATGCTGAAGCCAAGTCTGCCTCGGACTTTACCTCCCTCCTTCAGTGATGCAGATGGGTCTATGGAGATTCAGATGAGGAAGGTGAATCCTCCACCTCCATACCCTGGCACTGTAGTGTCTGCAGCAGCAACCACAGCTACAGCGGCAGCTACGCCTCAAACACTTGTCACAAACTGTGACAGCCCTAGCATCCTGGCACCAGACCCCTTTTTGAAGAAAGATGAGTTCCTGCTTCACCCAGTGACCTTACAGTACCCAACACCTCTGGGGTATGAAAGGATCACAACCTTTGACAGCAGTGGCAACGTGGAGGAAGTTTGTCGGCCACGAAGGCGGCTCATTCGCAACCAAAATGCGTACACTGTCCATGGCATCGGGGGCTCAGCCACACTCAAAGTCACTTCATCTGATAGTAAAAAAATTCAGCTTCCATACAGCTCAGCAACACTGAGTCGTCTTTCTGTCCCTCGATACTCTATACCTAGTGGGGACCCTCCTCCTTACCCTGATCCAGCTAATCAGGTAACCACTACACTTCCTCCTCCACAGAGAATTGATAACAGTCTGATTCATGCCACTATACGCCGTGACCGCAGAGATATGGGACTCAAAGTGCCACAGATGATGGATAGCTCAAGAACCCTTCCCACTAAGGCTAAGATGAACAGTGCATTAGCACTATCGTACCAGCAGAGGGTGCCCACTGCattgtacacatgcacacagtgcagcagtaacagcagcagcaccagcgtCAGTGTCAGTGGTGGTGGAACGACGAGTAGTGGCATTGCAGGTGGCACGGTGGTGAGGCAAGAGTTCCCCCCAGGGAAAGGAGCACATCACAGTACTATTATTGTGCACTCCAAAAGTGCCTCACCCCTGGCCTCCCAGTCATCTTACAGTCTGCTGAGTGCTGTTGATAACAGCCGAGACAGAACAGTGTATGTTAACTCTGCTTTTACTGAAGATGAGACTTTGAATCAGCAGTGTCACCTCGAAAAATCAGTACGCCAGCTGACTCTCGGTGATGTCAGTTTGACAGTTAAACGCCCTCCGCCTTACCAATGGGACCCCTCCACCACAGAGGAGTTCTGGCTCACACCAGAGCAAACCATATTAGCTCCCCCACCAGGACCTCATAAACCACCTCCTCTCATAATTAGTCAAGCCCAGCACTTGGACATGACTCGGCTACCTTTTGTCCTCACCACTAAACCTCCATCCAGCCCAAGCACAAGCACTCTTACTTTCCCATCAGGTTACCAGATATCTCTCTCGCCTTTTCCTCCAGGTGTGGGTCACAGTGGACCCCAACTTCAGACGTTACAGAACCCTCCACCACAGTGCTCTCCAAACGAAGTGGTTGGTCCAGTCCCTTTTGCTCAGCAGGACCCCAATTTGGTTCTGCCACCAGGTTACCCCCCAAATCTTGCTAACCTGGCTTGCTGCCCTCTCCCTCCGATGTATCCAGGAGCCAGTTCATGTGCAGGACTTCAGCTGCACCCTGTAAACCTGCACCCCTGGAACCCTTACCCCTGCCCACCTCCCATGCAAGACCCTCCAGCACCTCCCCTTCCTACTAAGACTCATCAAATTTTAGAGAAGCCAATTCTCTCCCCACCCCCTCCAACTGGACCACCTCCGCCACcgcctctgcctcctcctcctccacctacCGAGCTACCACCTTCCAAAAGTGCCACAGAGGATCTTGCAGAGTCTGCCAACAACTTTGCAGAGCCATCATCCTTAAATGAAAGCCCTGTGCCACAGGAGTCAGATCGCTTCAACAAGAAGAGCCGCAAAAGACTGGACAGCAGAGCTGAGGAGGCCAACTTGCCCACTGTCGCTGAGGGCAAATCCAGAAAGGAAGGCCGTGCACTCTCTGACTTCAACACGCTCATTTCCAGCCCAAGGCTtggcagcagagagaagaagaagcccAAGGGGCCGAGAGAGCAGCTCAACAAAACCAAGAAGATGAGCCGTACAACAAATGAGTTCCAGGATAGTTCAGAGAGTGAGCCGGAGCTGTTCATTAGCGGCGATGAACTCATGAACCAGAACCAGAGCAGCAAGAAGAGCTGGAAGAACAAACGCAGCCTGCGTATGGCAAGTGAGCTGGAAGAAATAAAGTGCCGCAAGGCAAATGAAAGAGAGGACCGTAGTTTAGGCAGCCAAGGGTTTGTCTATGTTATGGCCAATAAACAGCCATTATGGAATGAAGCCACCCAGGTCTACCAGCTTGACTTTGGAGGAAGAGTCACCCAGGAGTCAgcgaagaattttcagattgaGCTGGATGGTAGACAG gTGATGCAGTTTGGGCGAATTGATGGGAATGCCTATATTTTGGATTTCCAGTATCCTTTTTCAGCAGTGCAGGCATTCGCTGTTTCCTTGGCCAATGTGACTCAAAGGCTTAAGTGA